The following nucleotide sequence is from Siniperca chuatsi isolate FFG_IHB_CAS linkage group LG2, ASM2008510v1, whole genome shotgun sequence.
CACTGTTCCTAACAACCATTGGAAAAGTTTACTTAAGTTAATCATTCTATCTCAGGTAAAGTAGCACCATGAAGgccaatttgaaaatgtatgaacCTGTCAACAAGTTCCGGGTAACGTGCGTCTGATGACATCAGCCCGTCGGCCCAAGAATAACAACACTGTCAGTGCCGTGGCTAGCGCCTGCTGAAGACCTTGTATTTACCGACTTTAAAATGGCAAAGAAAACTGAGGACTTCGGACATTTATGGCTgtgattacattaaaaaaagctaCTGTCGCAGTACGTTTTTATCTTTACTCTAAAATAAGTTATCTAGCTAGGTAGCATTAGCTTTGTTGGCAATTAACTAGTGCTAGTTAGCTAGCGAAACTGCAGCTTCCTATTTTTCCTTTCCGTGACTGTCTTTAGGTAACGTTACTGCGGAAACACCAcagttttcaacaaaaataGCTAACGTCTTTCCAGTTGGCGGCTGGTAGGTAACTGAAAAGTCACCGTAACGCCTACGCGGTATACATGATAGCTTTGTTTGTATATTCATACAGCGCGTTGATGTGGGCCCGTTAGCAGCACTGAGCTGTCAAATGAACTCAGCTAACTATACGCCGCTAGATTACCTAAAGCTCTCCTAAAATAGAGATTACAATAACAGCTAAAAGTAAGATAGCTAAGGTAACCAGTTGATGCTGTTTAAAACTACCCAGAAATTAACACGACATGAAGCAAATCAGCCTTTTTATGGTACGCTGTCAGTGTCaacttttttttacacaacTCGCCCATAGGATGAAGCAATACTGACACTCAGCTATGCAGTCTGCAGACATATAGCGTTAGCTAACTTACACAACTTGTAAAGACGTGTTTTGATTCGTTTTGGAAACCATGAGAGAGGACACGGCGTGCAAAGTCTGAAATCTGAGTGTACACAGACACTAAAAGATATGCAAGATTGTGTAAGAACTACTAACAACTATAACAAGCAGCGTGGTTAAAAGTAGTGTCCTAAGTCTACATACTGTTGAGGATGTAGAGGACGATTCCAGGTATTGAATATTGATGCAGGCGTGAGGTGTGAAAGCTGGTTTGTATGTAAGGTCACAGCTTAGAGCCTGAAGAGGTCTTTACAAGTCCACGCTATATCTCAGAGGAAGGTTTTGGAACAGAAAGAGGCAAAACTGTACCAGATATAACAGAAGAGGAGAGTATAACAATAAAAGTATTGTCATGGCCTGAAAAAGCATTGAAGATAACAAATTAGAGAAACTGGCTTGGAACCCAAAAGTATTATGCCTGTTCTTATGGAGTACCTCTACAAGTTAATCTTTAAGTCTGTGGAATTTTCAGCAGCAGTTTATCACAAGCTATCTTGAAGCAAGAAGCAAGACCTATTAATAATAAGTGGGCAGATAAGAGCCTATTGCCCTGTAACCAGTTTTACCCGTTACCAGGATAATGTCAAGTTGTGCGACTGGGCATGGGAGGATATACAATATTATCGCGGATCGGGATAAAAAACATTCAAGATAAGTTGATCGGggtgaatttccattatcgggATAAACGTGAATATCCTCACgagtgaattatttttttttactaaatggGTCCAAAGTAGGACAGTTTGACTCTATGCCACAATgtcagttggactttatttttcttaaaggataattactgtatttcttaagtcagGGGGAACTGATGCAATTGATGACCttatgattaccttatttaagattgtttgtttgtttttcactaaaagggatgttcactaaaaagatgtcttatctgtgatgcaataaaaaatctttgtttcttaacaaaatgtaaggtaaagtgattccagGGATGATATCGTGAATCGCAAGCAtaatattgctgtttgacatAACTTGAGACTACACCAaatccataaaaataaaaatccattcACTGAGCAGGATGAGCCACCTCTTCCACATGGACCCATCATTGTTGGTGATAACACACAAAAGGAgatgttagtctatatgaccgtaagtcattaaactggacattgaccattacatctctgcaatacttgacataattgtgcaatactctgtgttaatactcctgtgcaatatactcttttcagtttaaaattccctatttattgatattgatatttattcatacctctattactgctatGCAATATcttccgtctcattataatcttaataagctacacttaacttgacagttcatgcactattaccttataccgtattattatcatcaaccggcaaacccacttgtacttcacacttattttatacttttacccacttggtacttaatttattttctaacctgtattatagtgtattatattttttgcttagtacttctattcctgcgtgcactgacgtgatagtgagctgcggtaataaaagagtttcccccgcggggatcaataaagtatttctgattctgattctgagactTGTCACCCACAGTCTTGAGCAAAAGTCAGGTTGCTGGACGATCAGTGGAGGAGGTGATGTGgaaaaccattttaaaatgcaagatGTTGATCTGTGACATGTTTAGCTTAAGACTGTGTCACGCTCTCAGAAGTCTCAAATTCAGATAACCACCTAGGGAAAATAAACAATACAGCATTACAAAGCATTTTCCCAAAGCTCCTCAATTTATGCAGAAAATAATTAACTATAGTAAACTTAAGCCTGAAAGAGCTGCACGTCTTGCTGTATAATATAAATGACTTCCGCTAATATGTCAACTGTAAATTCTTACGCTGTACCATGTTATCTTTCTTCATCCATTCATCATTTTTCAAGTCATTCTGGTCTGGGTCACAGAATGTTAAATTTTTTATTAAAGTAGTTGCATGTGATGTTCAGAAATTGAAAAAAGTGTGTTGAAaagttgtatttgttttaaaacaaatacaacatttcTATTGGAAATCTGTGGTAGAAAACAATGGTGGAGGTAACATCTGGATAGGCCTCAGGTACTGGTATTACCTATCttgttcattttgttctgtGTTCGTTTTCCAGCTCCATCCCTAGATCTGGGTCTCTCTTTCCAGCCATGTCGTCACGTGTGTTGCTACGGCAGCAGCTGATGCGAGAACAAGCCCAGGAGCAGGAGAGACGTGAGGCCCAGCAGCAGGCTTCTGCCTCTCAGCTCCGGGCCTCTGACTCCACTCCTGCCATCTCTGTCACACTGCCCCCAAATGCTGCCCGTCCCCCCCCAGCACAGGTGCCTGTGGAGGTGCTGAAAGTAAGAGCGTCCTGTTTGGATATTCATCACTTGTGTTCTTTATTTAGGGAAGTCTGATTATGTCAGAACATTAGCCATTAACAACTCTTTAAATGATCAGGTGCAGACCCACTTGGAGAACCCTACCAAGTACCACATCCAGCAGGCACAGAGGCAACAGGTGAAGCAGTACCTCTCCACCACTCTGGGCAACATGGCAGTTACTCAGACCCTGGGTGTGTCCCCTGTGCCGCAGTCCAGTTCTGCCCCAGAAGTTGCTCCTACTGCCAGCAGTGCCCCTAACAGTCCAATGGCTCTGCTTAACATCGGATCCAACAAGGAGGAAGTATGGGAAATTCCTGTTTTCATACTAGTGGTTTAAGTTCTTGTTTGTGGGTTTGGTTTGCTAGCACAGCAGATTACACAACCTTAATAGGTAATAGTTCCTTCAGACCGCATTTTTGGGGGAAGTTAAATGTCTAACCTTCTGCTCACTTCTAGCTTAATTACTTTTTGTTTGCTCTGCAATGATGTGCCCAGAGGGTCCCACTGTGATGATGCATGCTTTTGTCATCGTACCCTTGTCGGCCTGTTGTCACAATAAGATGTTAAATACTGCACTTACAGTTTAACCATGCCAGCACTCTCTCTTTGAAATCAGGCCTCTTTAGAACTGTTACATTGGTTAAAATGTTTAGTGTTGGCATTCAGTCTTCACAGAGTATCCCTAAGACTGTTTTAAATTACAAAGCACACTCTATACATACTTGTTGATTACTTTCACACATTTAACCCTGAGGGCTTTACTGACTTAGCACCACTGGTGTTTTCTCTCATCTGCTTTATCTAGATTGACGATGTGATCGACGACATCATTAGTCTTGAATCCAGTTTTAATGACGACATCATTACGTTGATTGACTCAGGTCTTCAGTTGCCTAGCACGGTATGAAGaacattgtatttatttaaccaCGAATACTTCCTTTTTAAAGTTTCCTCTAGAGTTCACAAGTTCTGCTTTAAATGTACCGTGAAAGGATAACAGTAGATTTCAGGCACATCTAACTCACTAACTTTTATACCCGAAGTTTTTGCTGTGAATGGacagtctcttttttttatttatgtgtggAATTCTGAAGTCATAGGAGTAAATATACACTTTTGGCACTGAGTTACTATTCGTCACAAAAGTGCTGCCTGGGCGGGGCAAAGCTATTGGAGGATACAAGACAGGGAGAAGCGAGACAAAGTGGATTGCGCGCCTAAATAAGTACATAGTAGCTGCCAGGGTAACAACTAATTTGTAGAGCTTGCCAAAATTTGgctgcaaaacagaaaatgaggaTTATGGTGATGCTGTTGGAGAAGAAGAAGCACAGTGAGGTAAAcactttttgtgatttttgaaaTAGCACCAGGTATTGTTGTTCAGTTTTAATATGCAAGAATGTCGTATAAATAGTCAGATTTTATCCTTAAACAGCATCTGGGGCACGGTTGCACTGTGCAACATGTAGTAGCATTCATGTGATGCCACAGCAGCaagctttgatttgattttgaacTCAAGAAACTGGTCTTAACTTTTAAGCAGGAATGTGGAAGGCATCCTTTTTACATGTTTGCTTCTAGGTTTGTGGCAATCAGTGAGCATTTATGACATATATGTCAACATGTTCTGTTCCTGTAGCTCCCAGGAAATCTGTTGGATGTATACCATAGCCCTGGAATGGCAGCACCTACTCTCACTGTCAGCAACTCCTGCCCTGCTGATCTTCCAAAAATTAAAAGGGAAATTACTGGTAGAGTAACTTACGTTTATAAACATGTGTCTTGACTTTTGTAATGTTCAGGATTTAAGTTTGATCATGTTTCATTGTATGAAACACTGTGATTTTGTCTTTCAGATTCAGATGCCAAAGCACTAATGAAAGAAAGGCAGAAGAAAGACAACCATAACCTCAGTAAGTCGAGCTTTTTTTCCACCATTCTGGGCCCCTGCACCTCTTTGTTGAATGTGAATGCAGATTCTGGGACATGGTCTTTTTGTCTGCTCATGTCTATGTATATCAAAGGTAAACTTCAGTGTTTTGCTTTCCCTCTCTGCCTGGTCCTTCTTGCTTGTCTGCAGTTGAGAGGAGGCGGAGATTCAACATCAATGACCGTATAAAAGAGCTGGGTACTCTGATACCCAAGTCAAGTGACCCGTAAGTGCTGTCTGATTTTTCAGGAAACTAATTTTCCTTTGCTGAATCACTAAATAAATACGAAATTGTAGCGTTCGAATTTTAGAATTGAGTCTCTGCAACTGTTGTGTAGTAAAAATGTAATCGTGTTTTCTGTTACTGTTGTGTTTCCTTCCTTCGCCGCCTCTACAACATATGTTTACTGTTCTCCCAATGATGACAGTGAGATGCGTTGGAATAAAGGCACCATTCTGAAAGCTTCTGTAGACTACATCAGGAAGTTACAGAAGGAACAGCACAGAGCCAAGGATGTCGAGATGCGTCAGAAAAAGCTGGAGCAAGCAAACCACAGTCTAATGTTACGCATCCAGGTTAGTATTTGCTGGTCAGCTGTGTTATCCAAGACTTGAAATACAACAGCTATGTATTGGCTACATACCTTAAAGGCACATTGTGGAGTTTTGCTAGTGGTGCTGTACAGTGACGAGTGATTGCTTGTTTCTCGTGCTCGCCCAGCAAATGGAAGGATGCACATGCACACCACAGGCACAGGCGATACACATTTCTGCAGACTGCATAGATGATaatgcaaatgtgtttgttttaccgAGTTATTACAGCTAGCATGCAACGAAGCCTGCCTCCATGCAGACGTTGCATGTTTTGATATTTAGCAGTTAatgtttttctgacatttgtaCTTAAATCTGGCTATGTCTTATTAAACGAAAGGGGTTGTATCACAGTCATGCAATCCCACATGTGGACAGTTGGTCACGGTAATGCACCAGAAAACAGCGGTGTGCCAAAAAGGGAGGTATAAAAGAAGATCGCTAGGCTATGAATACGGTTTGTTCATTCttaaaaatggagagaaaaaaaagaacaaaaatgtaaataaaaccgcatttgtttacaagaaaacttcaCAGTGCACTGTAAACGTACACTAGGTGAGATTTGAGTTAGTGGCAGGGCCTTAAGACAGTAAAGCTTAACAATCAGCCACAAAAGAATGGGATGTTCCAGCCCAAGAAATGTGCAGCGAGGTGACAAAGCGAAGATTTTCTATTTTAAGGTAATGTTTATTGTAGGAAAATTGCTTTTCACATGCAAAGTGCATAAACAACTCCTGGGTGttgtaaaataat
It contains:
- the tfe3b gene encoding transcription factor E3b encodes the protein MSSRVLLRQQLMREQAQEQERREAQQQASASQLRASDSTPAISVTLPPNAARPPPAQVPVEVLKVQTHLENPTKYHIQQAQRQQVKQYLSTTLGNMAVTQTLGVSPVPQSSSAPEVAPTASSAPNSPMALLNIGSNKEEIDDVIDDIISLESSFNDDIITLIDSGLQLPSTLPGNLLDVYHSPGMAAPTLTVSNSCPADLPKIKREITDSDAKALMKERQKKDNHNLIERRRRFNINDRIKELGTLIPKSSDPEMRWNKGTILKASVDYIRKLQKEQHRAKDVEMRQKKLEQANHSLMLRIQELEMQARLHGLSTSTSISSGLISDTSLLQQQPVPQSGQALPPGAGGASSQNLLSLGAAAIGQPLPTSFLSPPSSDSPAGVTISSPLDLGSLSFAELDDTSASALYHDVGLGDILMDEGCTLSPERVAEPLFSPLSPGASKTSSRRSSLEMDEDL